The following DNA comes from Methanothermus fervidus DSM 2088.
GCAAAGGTTTTTGCAGCACTTAAAGGTGCAGTGGATGCAGGCATGAATATTCCACATAGCGAACATATATTTCCAACTGAAGATAGAATAAAAGGAGAACATATAGCAAAATACGCAAAATTGCTGGATGAAGAAGAATGTAAAAGGAAGTTTTCTCATTACTTCAAAAGAGGTCTTCCACCTACGAAATTACCAGAGCATTTTACGGAAATCAAGAAAAAAATAATTGAGGCAGAAACATGAGTGTAGATATAGAAGAATGGGAGCCAAAAACAAAAGTAGGTAGGATGGTTAAAGAAGGCGTAATAACAGATATAGATGAAATTTTGAAAAAAGGACTTCCTATAATGGAGCATGAAATTGTAGATATTTTACTTCCTGATTTGGAAGAAGAAGTTTTAGATGTAAATTTAGTACAGAGAATGCATAAATCAGGTAGAAAAGTAAGATTTAGAGTCACAGTAGCTGTTGGAAATAAAGATGGATATGTTGGCGTTGGTGTGGGAAAAGCCAAAGAAGTTGGACCAGCAATTAGAAAAGCAATAGACAATGCTAAATACAACATAATAAAAGTTAGAAGAGGTTGTGGAGATTGGGGATGCATCTGTGGGGAAAAACACTCAATACCATTTAAAGTAACAGGTAAATGTGGAAGTGTTAGAGTTACTCTTTTACCTGCACCTAGGGGTGTAGGTTTAGCAATTGGAGATGTAGGAAAAGCAGTTTTAAGGTTAGCTGGTATTGAGGATGTATGGTCAAGAACAAAAGGTAAAACTCAAACAACTATTAATTTTGCTAAAGCAACTTTTGATGCTTTGAAACGATTAAATTACATGAAAGTCAAAGAAAGTACACCGAGCTCTCAGTAGGTGAAAATAATGTATGCAGTTGTTAGAGTAAGGGGAAGAGTAGGTGTTAGAAGAGACATAGCAGATACTCTTAAGATGCTTAGACTTCACAGAGTAAATCATGCTGTACTTGTCGATGAGACTCCAAGTTATGAAGGAATGTTACAAAAAGCAAAAGATTACATTACATGGGGAGAAATAGACTTAGATACACTTGTTGAATTAATTAAAAAACGGGGTAGATTACCAGGAAACAAAAGAGTTGACGAGGAATATTTCAAAGAACTTGGTTATTCTTCTATAAAAGAATTTGCAAAAGCATTGCTTAACAATGAAACTTCTCTAGAAGATGCAGGGCTAAAACCAGTATTTAGGTTACATCCTCCAAGAAAAGGTTATGAAAGTGTAAAAAAACCATTTTCAGAAGGCGGAAGCTTAGGTTATCGTGGAAAAAAAATAAATGAATTATTAAAAAGAATGATTTAGGAGGGAAAAAATGATACGAAAACGACGAAAAATTACGAGGATGAGAGGAACAAGGACTGTCGGTGGTGGCAGTGCAAAAAAAAGAAGAGGTGCAGGAAATCGTGGTGGAAGGGGAATGGCCGGAAGCCACAAGCATCTCTGGACATGGATTGTCAAATATAAGCCAGATCATTTTGGTAAAAGAGGATTTAAGCGTCCAAAAGCAGTTACAAGAGAAGTAAAAAGTATAAATTTAAAAGAAATTGATGAAAAATTAGATGAATTGTTAGAAAAAAATTTAGCAGAAGAAAAGAATGGAATGATATATATTGATTTGGAAAAATTAGGATATGATAAGTTGTTAGGTGCTGGTCAAATATCAAGGCCTATATCAGTTAAATCACCAGAAATTTCAAAAAAAGCTAAAGAAAAAATAATAGAGGCTGGTGGAGAAATTAGATAGGTGAAATGAATTGCAAGAAGTTTCTAAATTAAAAAGAAGTTTTGAACCAATATTTTCTATATTACCTTATGTAAAGGCGCCTGCATACAGAGTTCCACTTAAAGAAAAATTAAAATGGACAGGAATAGTTTTAATATTATATTACTTACTTACACAAATACCTCTTTATGGTCTTAGCCCTACTGCTGTTGACCAATTTGCACAATTAAGAGCTGTTATAGCCGGTAGTTATGGATCAATATTAACTTTAGGTATTGGACCAATTGTGACAGCTTCAATAGTATTGCAACTACTAGTAGGTGGAAAAATTTTAAGGTTAGATTTGTCTAGACATGAAGATAGAGCATTTTTCCAAAGTTTCCAAAAACTTTTATCGATAATTTTTGTTGTATTGGAAGGAAGTGCACTGATAGTAAGCGGTGCCCTTCCACCAATCTCACAAGCCTTTGCACCAATTTTACTCCTTCAAATTGTAATAGGAGGAATTTTAGTAATTTATCTTGATGAAGTTGTATCCAAATGGGGACTTGGAAGCGGGGTTGGACTTTTCATAGCTGCAGGAGTTTCACAAGCAATAATTGTAGGAGCATTTAATCCATTTCCATCCCCTGCACAACCAGGAGTCCCTGCTGGTAGAATAACAGGGTTTATATATCTTCTAGCAACAGGACAAATGCCAGATTTCCAAACATATCTATTGCCAGTTATATCATTGATATTTGTATTTTTAGTTGTTGTGTATGCAGAAAGTATGCGTGTAGAAATTCCAATAGCACATGGTGGTGGAAAATATCTTAAAGTTCCAATTCAAAAATATCCAATCAAATTTTTATACCCAAGTAACATGCCTGTAATTCTCACAAGTGCACTTCTTGTCAATCTTCAAATGATTGCAATGATGTTCCAAAAGATTGGTCATCCAATACTTGGCATTGTTGAAAGAGGCAGGCCAATAAGTGGTTTAGTTTATTATTTAAGCCCGCCACGTGGAATAGATGTATTATTGGTAGATCCCGCCCATGCATTGATTTATGGAATTGTATTTATATCTCTTTGTATTGTTTTTGCATGGTTCTGGGTAGAAGTGGCAAATTTAGGTCCTAGAGATCTTGCAGATCAGTTATATAAAATGGGTATTAAAATACCAGGGTTTAGGGGAAGCAAAAGACATATCGAAAGAATATTGAATAGATACATCCCACCATTAACAATCCTTGGAGGAGCATTTGTAGGATTCCTAGCTTTTGGAGCAGATCTAACAGGGTCCTTAGGTGGAGGCACTGGTGTATTATTAACTGTCGGAATACTACATAATCTATACGAAGAAATAGCACGAGAACAAATGATGGAATTACATCCAGCATTAAGAAGATTTTTCAAATGAGGAAGATAACATGAAAACTGTGGTAATAACTGGAGTACCAGGTTCTGGAACTACAACCGTATTAAAAAACGCATTAAAAAATCTGAATTACGTAAATGTTAATTATGGTGACGTAATGTTAGAAATTGCAAAGGAAAAGAAACTAGTCGAAGATAGAGATCAAATAAGAAAATTACCATCGGATATACAAAGAGAAATCCAAAAAGAGGCTGCAAGAAAAATTAGAAAGATTGCAGAAAAAGAAAATGTTATTGTAGATACTCACTGTACAATAAAAACACCAACAGGATTTCTTCCAGGGCTTCCTAAATGGGTATTAGATGAATTAAATCCACAATTATTTATATTGGTTGAGGCAGACCCAGAAGAAATATTAGTTAGACGCATAAATGATAAATCAAGATCCAGAGACATGGAAAAGATAAATGAAATAAAGCTCCACCAAGAGATGAACAGAGCAGCTGCAATGGCTTATGCTGTGTTAACAGGTGCAAGTGTAAAAATAATAGAAAACCATGATGAAAAATTAGATGAAGCTGTTAATGAACTTGTTAATATATTAGAAGGTGTGAAACAATGACAATTTTTTTAAATCCGGTTGCTTTAGATCCTAATCCAAATAATCCACTCTTCACAATATTTTTAATATCAATTTTTGTAGCTTTTATAAGTACTTTAGCTAGTAAAATATTAATAGACCATGAAAAATTAGAAAAACATAAAAAAGAAATAGAAAAGTTTCAAAAAGAATTAAAGAAAATAAGTTCATCATCCGACCCCGAAGCGATGAGAAAATTACAAGAAAAACAAATAGAATTTTTTGACAAACAAAAAGAAATAATGATAATGTCATTCAAACCATTATTAGTAACTTTCATTCCAATACTTCTTGTATTTTATTGGATGGCACGTGATCCACATATATCAAAGACTGTAGTAATACTACCAAAAGTTGCCTATTATTTATTACTTGTGCCACTTTGGCACATGTTATATCCACCACATCATCCTTTACCACCTTACTCAATAGGATGGTTAGGTTGGTATATACTCTGTACCCTTACATTGTCACAAATATTCAGAAAACTTATGGGAGTAAAAGCATAATAAGAGGTGTTATGTATGCCACAACCAAGATATAGATCCAGATCATACCGAAAAGTTTTCAAAAGGACACCTGGTGGAAGAACTGTAGTACATTATGAAAAAAGGAAACCAAACCCTGCCAGATGTGCTGGCTGTGGGAAAGTACTTCATGGAGTACCTAGAGAGAGACCATATAGAATTAGAAAATTATCAAAAACAAAAAGACGGCCAAATAGACCATATGGTGGTTATTATTGCTCAGAATGCATGAGGAAAGTCTTTAAAAAAGAGGCTAGATCAATATGATAATAACCATCAGTGGTTTGGCTGGCAGTGGTACAACCACACTATCTAAAATTTTATCAAAAAAATTAAATTATAAGCATATATCTGCTGGTGATATTTTTAGGAAAATGGCAGAAGAAAGAAATATGAGTTTATTAGAATTTAGTAAATTTGCAGAAGAAAATGAAGAAATTGACATAAAAATAGATGAAAAACAAGCAGAATTGGCAAAAAATTCTGACAATTTAATAATTGAAGGTAGATTATCTGGTCATTTTGTAGATGCAGATTTAAAGGTATGGTTAACAGCGCCATTTGATGTGAGAGCAAAAAGAATTAGTAAGAGAGAATCTAAACCGTTAGAAGTTGTTAAAAAAGAAATAAAAAGAAGAGAAAAAAGTGAAGCACTTAGATATAAAAAAATACATGGAATAGATATAAACAATCTTGATATTTATGACCTTATAATAAATTCTAGTACTTTTAGTGCAGAAGAAATAGCCGAAATCATAATAAAAGCATTAGAGGTGATTCAATGGCGGCAATAGACATTGGAAGAGTATGTATAAAAACTGCTGGAAGAGAAGCAGGGAACGTTTGTGTAATTTTAGATATAGTTGATAAAAATTTTGTTGAAGTTGTTGGACCTAACGTTAAACACAGGAGATGTAATATAAAACATTTAGAACCAACTAACAAAAAAATTGATATAGACACTGATGATATAGAAGAAATAAAGAAAAAACTTGAAGAATTTGAAGAAAAAATAAGAAGTTGAAGATGAAGCAACAATTGGCTGTTTTTAATTCTTTTTTTGTAGGGATATAATGTGTAGCTTCTTAGTAAAATCTGAGGCCAATACAAATCCCAAGTATGGATGTTCTCCAGAAGATAGACCTATAGAGGAGTATATAGCTAAAGGAGTTGTAAATTTAGATAAACCTGCTGGACCTACTTCTCATGAAGTTGCAGCCTGGGTTAGAAAAATATTAGGCGTTAAAAAAGTTGGACATGGTGGAACTTTAGATCCTAAAGTAACTGGAGTATTACCCATAGGTATAGAGAAAGCTACAAGGATAATGCCTCTTCTCCTAAAAGCAAAAAAAGAATATGTTTGCTTAATGAGACTACATAAAAAAGTAGATGAAGAAGAAATTCGTAAAATATTGGAAGAGTTTCAAGGTAAAATTTTTCAAACGCCTCCCTTACGTTCAGCCGTAAAAAGAGAATTAAGAGTTAGAAGAATATATTATGTGAAATTGTTGGAAATAGAAGGTAAAGATGTTTTATTTAGAATAGGTTGTGAAGCAGGCACTTATATCAGAAAATATTGTTACGATGTTGGGGAAGCTCTAGGTGTAGGAGCACATATGGCAGAACTCCGACGTACAATGGTTGGTCCATTCAAGGAGGATGACACATTAGTCACCCTTCATGATTTGACTGATGCATATCACTACTATATTGAAGATGGTGATGAATCTTTACTTAGAAAAGTCATATTACCTATGGAGAAAGCTGTTGAACATCTTCCTGAAATTGTGATACGTGATACTGCTGTTGATGCTATATGTCATGGTTCATATCTTGCAGCTCCTGGTGTTGTTGGATTAAGTGATAATATTAAGAGGGGAGATATTGTAGCTATCAAGACTTTAAAGGGAGAATTAGTTGCTGTAGGGACAGCCACCATGTCCTCACAAGAAATACTTCTTTCCAGTAAGGGCATTGTTGTAAATATTAATAAAGTTTTTATGGAGAGAGGTATATATCCACAAGTATGGAAGACCGAAAAATATAAAAATAATATATCATAATAAATAAAAATTTGCAGAAAGCCGGGGTAGCCTAGCCTGGTAAGGCGCGAGCCTGGAGAGCTCGTGGGGCATTACGCCCCTCCTGGGTTCAAATCCCAGCCCCGGCGTATTTAATACATGATTTCTATTAATCTTTTTTGATAAAAGATCATTCTTACTGGAGGTCATAGTATGGAAAAAGAATTTAAACATATTGTTCGTTTAGCAAGAAGAGATTTAGATGGAAATAAAAATGTAGAGGAAGCAATAACAGGCATAAAAGGTATTGGAAAAGCTTTAGGTAAAGCTATAGCTAGAGTCACAGGATTTGAAGGTAAAAAAATAGGTTATTTATCTGATGAGGAATTAGAAAAATTAGAAGATGCCATAGAAAATCCTGGTAATTATGGTATACCTTCGTGGATGTTTAACAGAAAAAAAGATTATAGAA
Coding sequences within:
- a CDS encoding SSU ribosomal protein S5P (COGs: COG0098 Ribosomal protein S5~InterPro IPR018192: IPR005711: IPR014720: IPR014721: IPR 020568: IPR013810: IPR005324~KEGG: mth:MTH23 30S ribosomal protein S5P~PFAM: Ribosomal protein S5 ; ribosomal protein S5 domain protein~SPTR: O26131 30S ribosomal protein S5P~TIGRFAM: ribosomal protein S5~PFAM: Ribosomal protein S5, N-terminal domain; Ribosomal protein S5, C-terminal domain~TIGRFAM: ribosomal protein S5(archaeal type)/S2(eukaryote cytosolic type)), whose protein sequence is MSVDIEEWEPKTKVGRMVKEGVITDIDEILKKGLPIMEHEIVDILLPDLEEEVLDVNLVQRMHKSGRKVRFRVTVAVGNKDGYVGVGVGKAKEVGPAIRKAIDNAKYNIIKVRRGCGDWGCICGEKHSIPFKVTGKCGSVRVTLLPAPRGVGLAIGDVGKAVLRLAGIEDVWSRTKGKTQTTINFAKATFDALKRLNYMKVKESTPSSQ
- a CDS encoding LSU ribosomal protein L30P (COGs: COG1841 Ribosomal protein L30/L7E~InterPro IPR018038: IPR005997: IPR016082: IPR000517~KEGG: mth:MTH24 50S ribosomal protein L30P~PFAM: ribosomal protein L30~SPTR: O26132 50S ribosomal protein L30P~TIGRFAM: ribosomal protein L30P~PFAM: Ribosomal protein L30p/L7e~TIGRFAM: 50S ribosomal protein L30P, archaeal) — its product is MYAVVRVRGRVGVRRDIADTLKMLRLHRVNHAVLVDETPSYEGMLQKAKDYITWGEIDLDTLVELIKKRGRLPGNKRVDEEYFKELGYSSIKEFAKALLNNETSLEDAGLKPVFRLHPPRKGYESVKKPFSEGGSLGYRGKKINELLKRMI
- a CDS encoding protein of unknown function DUF106 transmembrane (COGs: COG1422 membrane protein~InterPro IPR002809~KEGG: mth:MTH28 hypothetical protein~PFAM: protein of unknown function DUF106 transmembrane~SPTR: O26136 Conserved protein~PFAM: Integral membrane protein DUF106); its protein translation is MTIFLNPVALDPNPNNPLFTIFLISIFVAFISTLASKILIDHEKLEKHKKEIEKFQKELKKISSSSDPEAMRKLQEKQIEFFDKQKEIMIMSFKPLLVTFIPILLVFYWMARDPHISKTVVILPKVAYYLLLVPLWHMLYPPHHPLPPYSIGWLGWYILCTLTLSQIFRKLMGVKA
- a CDS encoding protein translocase subunit secY/sec61 alpha (COGs: COG0201 Preprotein translocase subunit SecY~InterPro IPR002208: IPR019561~KEGG: mth:MTH26 preprotein translocase subunit SecY~PFAM: SecY protein; Translocon Sec61/SecY, plug domain~SPTR: O26134 Preprotein translocase subunit secY~TIGRFAM: preprotein translocase, SecY subunit~PFAM: Plug domain of Sec61p; eubacterial secY protein~TIGRFAM: preprotein translocase, SecY subunit); amino-acid sequence: MQEVSKLKRSFEPIFSILPYVKAPAYRVPLKEKLKWTGIVLILYYLLTQIPLYGLSPTAVDQFAQLRAVIAGSYGSILTLGIGPIVTASIVLQLLVGGKILRLDLSRHEDRAFFQSFQKLLSIIFVVLEGSALIVSGALPPISQAFAPILLLQIVIGGILVIYLDEVVSKWGLGSGVGLFIAAGVSQAIIVGAFNPFPSPAQPGVPAGRITGFIYLLATGQMPDFQTYLLPVISLIFVFLVVVYAESMRVEIPIAHGGGKYLKVPIQKYPIKFLYPSNMPVILTSALLVNLQMIAMMFQKIGHPILGIVERGRPISGLVYYLSPPRGIDVLLVDPAHALIYGIVFISLCIVFAWFWVEVANLGPRDLADQLYKMGIKIPGFRGSKRHIERILNRYIPPLTILGGAFVGFLAFGADLTGSLGGGTGVLLTVGILHNLYEEIAREQMMELHPALRRFFK
- a CDS encoding LSU ribosomal protein L14E (COGs: COG2163 Ribosomal protein L14E/L6E/L27E~KEGG: mth:MTH31 50S ribosomal protein L14e~SPTR: O26139 50S ribosomal protein L14e), producing the protein MAAIDIGRVCIKTAGREAGNVCVILDIVDKNFVEVVGPNVKHRRCNIKHLEPTNKKIDIDTDDIEEIKKKLEEFEEKIRS
- a CDS encoding cytidylate kinase (COGs: COG1102 Cytidylate kinase~InterPro IPR011892: IPR011994~KEGG: msi:Msm_0734 cytidylate kinase~PFAM: cytidylate kinase region~PRIAM: Cytidylate kinase~SPTR: B9AE65 Putative uncharacterized protein~TIGRFAM: cytidylate kinase~PFAM: Cytidylate kinase; Adenylate kinase~TIGRFAM: cytidylate kinase; cytidylate kinase, putative), which translates into the protein MIITISGLAGSGTTTLSKILSKKLNYKHISAGDIFRKMAEERNMSLLEFSKFAEENEEIDIKIDEKQAELAKNSDNLIIEGRLSGHFVDADLKVWLTAPFDVRAKRISKRESKPLEVVKKEIKRREKSEALRYKKIHGIDINNLDIYDLIINSSTFSAEEIAEIIIKALEVIQWRQ
- a CDS encoding Adenylate kinase (COGs: COG2019 adenylate kinase~KEGG: mth:MTH27 adenylate kinase~PRIAM: Adenylate kinase~SPTR: O26135 Adenylate kinase), giving the protein MKTVVITGVPGSGTTTVLKNALKNLNYVNVNYGDVMLEIAKEKKLVEDRDQIRKLPSDIQREIQKEAARKIRKIAEKENVIVDTHCTIKTPTGFLPGLPKWVLDELNPQLFILVEADPEEILVRRINDKSRSRDMEKINEIKLHQEMNRAAAMAYAVLTGASVKIIENHDEKLDEAVNELVNILEGVKQ
- a CDS encoding SSU ribosomal protein S13P (COGs: COG0099 Ribosomal protein S13~InterPro IPR018269: IPR019977: IPR001892: IPR010979~KEGG: mth:MTH34 30S ribosomal protein S13P~PFAM: ribosomal protein S13~SPTR: O26141 30S ribosomal protein S13P~TIGRFAM: ribosomal protein S13P~PFAM: Ribosomal protein S13/S18~TIGRFAM: archaeal ribosomal protein S13P), whose translation is MEKEFKHIVRLARRDLDGNKNVEEAITGIKGIGKALGKAIARVTGFEGKKIGYLSDEELEKLEDAIENPGNYGIPSWMFNRKKDYRTGENKHLIEADLEMTIREDINRLKRIRSYRGIRHELGLPVRGQRTKSTFRKGQTVGVKRRRR
- a CDS encoding LSU ribosomal protein L15P (COGs: COG0200 Ribosomal protein L15~InterPro IPR001196~KEGG: mth:MTH25 50S ribosomal protein L15P~PFAM: ribosomal protein L15~SPTR: O26133 50S ribosomal protein L15P~PFAM: Ribosomal protein L18e/L15); the encoded protein is MIRKRRKITRMRGTRTVGGGSAKKRRGAGNRGGRGMAGSHKHLWTWIVKYKPDHFGKRGFKRPKAVTREVKSINLKEIDEKLDELLEKNLAEEKNGMIYIDLEKLGYDKLLGAGQISRPISVKSPEISKKAKEKIIEAGGEIR
- a CDS encoding tRNA pseudouridine synthase B (COGs: COG0130 Pseudouridine synthase~InterPro IPR004802: IPR004521: IPR020103: IPR015947: IPR 002478: IPR012960: IPR002501~KEGG: mth:MTH32 H/ACA RNA-protein complex component Cbf5p~PFAM: pseudouridylate synthase TruB domain protein; DKCLD domain protein; PUA domain containing protein~SMART: PUA domain containing protein~SPTR: O26140 Probable tRNA pseudouridine synthase B~TIGRFAM: rRNA pseudouridine synthase~PFAM: PUA domain; TruB family pseudouridylate synthase (N terminal domain); DKCLD (NUC011) domain~TIGRFAM: rRNA pseudouridine synthase, putative; tRNA pseudouridine 55 synthase; uncharacterized domain 2), with the protein product MCSFLVKSEANTNPKYGCSPEDRPIEEYIAKGVVNLDKPAGPTSHEVAAWVRKILGVKKVGHGGTLDPKVTGVLPIGIEKATRIMPLLLKAKKEYVCLMRLHKKVDEEEIRKILEEFQGKIFQTPPLRSAVKRELRVRRIYYVKLLEIEGKDVLFRIGCEAGTYIRKYCYDVGEALGVGAHMAELRRTMVGPFKEDDTLVTLHDLTDAYHYYIEDGDESLLRKVILPMEKAVEHLPEIVIRDTAVDAICHGSYLAAPGVVGLSDNIKRGDIVAIKTLKGELVAVGTATMSSQEILLSSKGIVVNINKVFMERGIYPQVWKTEKYKNNIS
- a CDS encoding LSU ribosomal protein L34E (COGs: COG2174 Ribosomal protein L34E~InterPro IPR018065: IPR008195~KEGG: mth:MTH29 50S ribosomal protein L34e~PFAM: Ribosomal protein L34e~SPTR: O26137 50S ribosomal protein L34e~PFAM: Ribosomal protein L34e); the protein is MPQPRYRSRSYRKVFKRTPGGRTVVHYEKRKPNPARCAGCGKVLHGVPRERPYRIRKLSKTKRRPNRPYGGYYCSECMRKVFKKEARSI